Proteins encoded within one genomic window of Macaca fascicularis isolate 582-1 chromosome 16, T2T-MFA8v1.1:
- the LOC135967654 gene encoding small ribosomal subunit protein uS8-like, with translation MMKHGYTGKSEITGDHRAGKIVVNLIGRLNKYGVISPRFDVQLKDLEKWQNNLLPSHQFGFTVLTTLAGITYHEEARQKHTGGKILRFFL, from the coding sequence ATGATGAAGCATGGTTAcactggcaagtctgaaatcacTGGTGATCACAGAGCTGGGAAAATTGTTGTGAACCTCATAGGCAGGCTAAACAAGTATGGAGTAATCAGCCCCAGATTTGATGTGCAACTCAAAGATCTAGAAAAATGGCAGAATAATCTGCTCCCATCCCACCAGTTTGGTTTCACTGTACTGACAACCTTGGCTGGCATCACATACCATGAAGAAGCAAGACAAAAACACACAGGAGGAAAAATCCTGAGATTCTTTTTATAA
- the COIL gene encoding coilin isoform X2 encodes MSSSTPECAAGFLKTVGLFAGRGCPGPGPSSQSAGAAGWRRSGSNGGGQAPGPSPSVSLPASLGRGWGRGENLFSWKGARGRGMRGRGRGRGHPVSCVVNRSTDNQRQQQLNDVVTNSSTIIQNPVETQKKDYSLLPLLAAAPQVGEKIAFKLLELTSSYSPDVSDYKEGRILSHNPETQQVDIEILSSLPALREPGKFDLVYHNENGTEVVEYAVTQESKITVFWRELIDPRLIIESPSNTSSTEPA; translated from the exons ATGTCATCGAGCACCCCGGAGTGTGCTGCGGGTTTCTTAAAGACAGTAGGCCTTTTTGCAGGAAGAGGTTGTCCAGGCCCGGGGCCATCATCACAGAGTGCAGGTGCTGCTGGATGGAGGCGTTCTGGCTCAAACGGTGGCGGACAGGCTCCTGGTCCTTCTCCCAGTGTGTCTCTCCCCGCTAGTTTAGGAAGAGGATGGGGTAGAGGAGAGAACCTTTTTTCTTGGAAGGGAGCCAGGGGACGGGGCATGCGGGGGAGAGGTCGAGGACGAGGGCATCCTGTTTCCTGTGTTGTAAATAGAAGCACTGACAACCAGAGGCAACAGCAATTAAATGACGTGGTAACAAATTCATCTACTATTATCCAG AATCCAGTAGAGACACAGAAGAAGGACTAtagtctgttaccactgttagCAGCTGCCCCTCAGGTTGGAGAAAAGATTGCATTTAag ctTTTGGAACTAACATCCAGTTACTCTCCTGATGTCTCTGACTACAAG gaaggaagaatattAAGCCACAATCCAGAGACCCAGCAAGTAGATATAGAAATTCTTTCATCCTTACCTG CCTTGAGAGAACCTGGGAAATTTGATTTGGTTTATCACAATGAAAATGGAACCGAGGTAGTGGAGTACGCTGTGACACAGGAGAGCAAG ATCACTGTATTTTGGAGAGAGTTGATTGACCCAAGACTGATTATTGAATCTCCAAGTAACACATCAAGTACAGAACCTGCCTGA